Proteins found in one Pseudobdellovibrionaceae bacterium genomic segment:
- a CDS encoding response regulator → MFDLKTRVLIVDDMLTMRKLVQKAMRDIGFTDFTEAADGAKAWEAFSSANPPIGLIVSDWNMPNCSGLDFLKRVRADSRFNKTPFFLVTAESEMSQVMDALKAGVSGYIVKPFDANTLKAKLEEVSKKAA, encoded by the coding sequence ATGTTTGATCTCAAAACCCGCGTGCTGATCGTCGACGATATGCTCACCATGCGTAAGCTCGTGCAAAAAGCGATGCGTGACATCGGCTTCACCGACTTCACCGAAGCGGCCGACGGCGCCAAAGCGTGGGAGGCCTTCTCTTCGGCGAATCCGCCGATCGGTCTGATCGTTTCGGACTGGAATATGCCCAACTGCTCGGGCCTGGACTTTCTGAAGCGCGTCCGCGCGGACAGCCGTTTCAACAAAACGCCGTTTTTCCTGGTGACCGCCGAATCGGAAATGTCGCAAGTCATGGACGCCCTGAAAGCCGGAGTCTCGGGCTACATCGTGAAGCCTTTCGACGCCAATACTCTGAAAGCCAAACTCGAAGAAGTTTCGAAGAAAGCCGCTTAA
- a CDS encoding chemotaxis protein CheX, with amino-acid sequence DSPLFHGSIGIAFSAPVFLALYEKMFGESHSEISPELQDAAAEFMNIIYGTTKSELNQRPGYNLQPILPSVLCGEALQNRHAPPRSVVLIPFQSEVGPFHLEVALHRNHGKAAA; translated from the coding sequence TCGACTCGCCCCTCTTTCACGGCTCGATCGGCATCGCCTTTTCGGCCCCCGTCTTTCTGGCGCTCTACGAAAAGATGTTCGGCGAATCGCACTCCGAAATCTCGCCCGAGCTGCAAGACGCCGCCGCCGAGTTCATGAATATCATCTACGGTACGACGAAGTCCGAACTCAACCAGCGGCCGGGCTACAATTTGCAACCCATCCTGCCGTCCGTTCTGTGCGGCGAAGCCCTGCAAAACCGCCACGCGCCGCCGCGTTCGGTCGTCCTGATTCCTTTCCAATCCGAGGTGGGCCCGTTCCATCTCGAAGTCGCCCTTCACCGGAACCACGGAAAGGCGGCCGCATGA